AGTATATAAATAAGTATATCACTGTTATTTTTGGTAGCGAAATCACGGTTACTGTTTTTGCTGTAGTGCCTCCTTTTTGTGGTCACCATAAATTTTATGACCAAATCCTGTATTCTGAATTTTCTCCTACATCCTACCAACCCATATTATGTGTCTTCCTAATTCACACCACAAAGACAACATGCATGCACGCCAATATAGACTCAAAAGAGGATGAAGGAATTAAaaacataaagaaaaaaaaagggtaagatATACGCTCGCTGGTCTCCAAGGCATCAAATGCCAAAagacaaaagtaactttttggGGACATGCCAAGAACCCGAAACAAAGTAACAATATGCTAAAGGACTTAGGACTACATTTGAATCTGTCATCAAGAAGAGTCACCCAAACAGGAAAGCATACCTTTGTATGACACTCATAACTGGCAAAAGATAACTTTCAACTCCTTCTAGGAACAAATAATTTTCAGATGCGCCTTTTTAAATTCTGAAGTTCTAAGCTAACAAACTTCCACTCCCCATTCccattgaaaagaaaagagtgaagcCAGCTTGGTTGTAAGTCTCAAAAAATTTAAGATAGGTCTAAATCACTAGATGACTCTGTTGGTCAAACTGTTGGTGGGTATTCCAGCCAACTGAATTCAGCTTTGAGTTGGCATCCAATCGTCCATATCTACttcatttaatcaaaatttttgtTCTAACTAAACACAAATGCAATATCAATTTCCTCAGACtcaacaaaaagtaaaaaaaaaaaatgtaaatactGCACCACAAATTTGCTACTGAATTCTAGGCGTATACTAGTATTTACCCAAGCCTCAATACCAAAGTCCAAACAGGCACAAAAAATGCAGTTGGATCACAGACAAACTTGCCTGAGAAGGCGGCGACAATACAATGAGCCTCAGGACTCCAATTAAACTCGTGAATAGCATCGTGAACACCCGCATAGTCCCTCGTCCAGAGATTCTGACCGATTTTCCAAGCTGCCGTCACCTCCGGCCGGCTCTCCTTTATTGCAACCGGAATAGTTTTCCACAGGAAACGTGCACTATTACTGCCCACAAACCCAATACCAAAAGGATAAATAAAATCTAAATTACGTCTCCCCAATTAAACTACacaatcaaaaggaaaaaaaaggatggaAAGGAAGTTGAGTGGAAAAAGTTTACATGTCATTAACATAAATGTGCCCTAGAAGATGAATCGCGTACGGCCAATCATCTTGGAACGCAATGCCCTGAGCAGCAACCTATACAGCAAagatttagggttttagaaTAGAACTGAATACTATTTATTAGTAATAtccccctccctccctccccacCCCGCCCCACGCCACCCCACCCCAGCccccaaagaaaaaaaacacgAATTTggttaaagaagaaaaatggaaaagaaagaggagCTGACCTGAAGCATGAGAGTCTCGCAAATATCAGGGATCTTGGCATAATTTTGGGACGATAAAGCGTCTGTGAGAGACGAGAAATCCATGGCTTCTGCTTCTGCTGAACACAAAAAGCACGCTGGACTCGAGCTTTAATGGTTCGTATCGAGTAAGAATCACTGAGTCGGAACTCGGAACTGGTCAGATTTGGGCCGTTTGATTTGGGCCTTCGTTTTCAGCCATGGGTGGATA
This portion of the Coffea arabica cultivar ET-39 chromosome 2e, Coffea Arabica ET-39 HiFi, whole genome shotgun sequence genome encodes:
- the LOC113731818 gene encoding COP9 signalosome complex subunit 8 is translated as MDFSSLTDALSSQNYAKIPDICETLMLQVAAQGIAFQDDWPYAIHLLGHIYVNDINSARFLWKTIPVAIKESRPEVTAAWKIGQNLWTRDYAGVHDAIHEFNWSPEAHCIVAAFSELYTKRMFDLLVSAYSTISIQDAALFLGMNEDDATNYVLQHGWIVDANSRMLTVKRQAVAAEQKLDPSKLQRLTEYVFHLEH